The sequence CCATATAGGGCCATAAAAGACAAAATAGGCCCATTGAAGGGTCCAGAGACAATTTGGGCTTTATTGGGCCGATTTGTTGCTAGTGTTCAAGTTACTGGGCCGAGTTCTGAGCCCATTTGAGTGTTATTGGAGAGATTTTTGGGGCCTTTTTTTAGGTAATTGGGCCCATATTTGGGCCTGCCTTGAAGTTAGTGAGCCTGTATTCAATTTATTGGTCCGCTGTCGGGTTGTGGGGCCGACATATGCTCTGACTTTCATGCAATTGCTTGTCTGGGCCTTTGTTATTGGGGAAATTTCACTTTTCGGGACCCACTTCTGGAGCTTTGGGGCCTATTTATTGCAAGTTTATAACTCAAGCGGTGAAATATTGAGCCGCTTATATCAAATTTGATGTtactaaattgaaattttttatcaaTCTAcccaatttttaaaataatgagTTTGTAATGGTGAATGGATCCGCCATCAACAATACTAGAGAAAATTTGATGATACTGAAACACGGAATCGGACCTACTGGGAGTCACCAGACCTACTGGGATTTTGGGGCCGACCATTCAGTCATCCAGTGTGTAACTCCTAACATGTAATGACGTTTccattttaaaagaaattaaaatatcgactgcaaattgaaaaaaaaaaaaaaaattcgaaataCTCAATCATAGAACTAAAACaaactaaacaaaaaagagattAAAAAACACTTGGAAAAACCATGCCAGCTGTGCTTCAACTCCAATCCTCTTTCTCATTTGACTTTCATCCTTTGCCTTCATTTTCCCACCGCCTAAACCGAAACTTATGAAAGGAGATATGAGGAGACGGATGAgagatgtgagagagagagagagagagagagagagagagagagacacacacacacacacacacaaagagACCATGCAATGCGGAAAAAAAACTGCAAACAATGACGGAAATTTGAAAAACGCCTGCAAGACCAATGAGAAAGAAGTAAGTCGAAGTAGAACAAAGTGTCACACACTTGGATAGCgacccaaagaaaaaatcaagtaACGTAAAACCAAATGATATCACTTTCAtgcctcaaatttttttttaaaaaggttttttttaattaaacaagaaaCTTTAGTTGGAgcaagaaaaaaggaagaatgaATGCATTATAGAGGCAGGACAGAAACCTCTGAAACAACGTTAAGCAACTGGTACATTGTTTGAAGGAAACCCATCCGTAAAATGTAACATCCCATAACCAAACTCGAACGTCAATGAGGCTCAGTGGGCTCGGTTAAATGTATGACCTGCACATTCATCAATAAGGAATAAGAAccacaaagaagaaaagggggGAAACTAAAGTCTGCCAAGAATATAAAGGGCCTTTTCTCATTACCAAATCAATTTTGTGCATAGAAATGTAAAAATGCCAGCCATTAATGATtcatatatacacacacacacatgtacTAGACGCATCAAACAGAAGCCAAGCATGTAGATTATTACGATTCCTGTCTCCTTAGAAATCAAGGATACAGAGGTACGATTACTATAGAACAGATCCTGTCCGAGTAAGGTGTGGGAAAGAGAATGGGTGTGCTAAAAGTGGATGCATGACCGTCAGGTAAGATAACCTGCTTGGATGCATGACTAGACATCAAAATGTGAGACTTTACGCATTATAAGCATCATTGACCAGAAGGCCAGCAAACCACCACATCATATGAGGCGAGCTCCATAATGGAATCTACAGATACTTAAAAAGTAATCCATAATATAACTCTTAAGCCCTAAACAATATAGAACTAAAAAACTGTCCAacttataaaatgaaaacctaAAGCGCATAATACCCTAGGGAGTTATTCGTGCATGTTCCgtagacaaattgaaaaccgAATGCTCGTTTTCAATCAACTTAACAATGGTTGAAACTCCAAAAGTAGTGTTTAAATATTAAGCACAGAGGCTAAAGTAAAAACAAAGttagatatatatatgaacACAAATTTCAAGTATTTTACATCAGAAACTAATCAAAATATTCCGattaaaaaatagtcaaaaACTGCCTACATAGGGGAAATtgaaccttttctttttctccaaacaGGTATAAAATGGATTCTTGCTACTAGTGTAAATCTAGCACTCAAAATTAGGGTTTAAATCAGTGATTCAGACTCTTACCGTAATCTGAGACAGATCGTGATCCGCGCGACATGGCTACATTCTGGATTGTTGTCATCTTCATCGTCGACGCAGAGACCAACAATCTCACCGTTCTCCTTGCACCATCCGAAACCCTAAATCATGGCCTTATTCGTATCCGGATCAAGCTCCTGACAAGGCAATGAAAATGATTTAGGGTTCGTATTTTGCCATAGGGCTCCATTCTCGAATGTCGTCTACCCAGAGACGCGAGCGACGGAACCTAGGAGTTCTCTACTCTCTCAGACTTCCTCTCGCTCTCTCGCTTTCTCGCTTGGAATTGGAAGTCAGATCTGATTGTAGAAAGATTTGAGAAGGCCATTTTTCGCATTTGCCCGGTTATGATATGGgcctttttgtttcttttccgGTTTGGGCTTTTCACCGACCCAACAATactcttccttttcttttcccaaGATATATGCATTTGTACCATAAATATAAAGGCGGCTAGCTATAATttgtaagtttttttaaaaaaaaatagatttttttcccattacGTGGGCTTTATCAATTTGTaagtttctttttaaatttttaagcttaaaatattagtttttatttatttattttactattgtaactttttaaaataaaatttatgttattttattattttatataaatttttttaggaaCTGGTTGATTAGTAGGTGGGTCTCATAGTAAACACGTCAGCATTTAACGATTGACCACACGGTCAACTTAACATAATGATGAAATTGGACGCAAACGTAAGGGTTTACATTGATAAAATTGATACCATGGGGTCCAAATTGAGAACCATCCCAAACCTGCAGAGTGTCTTTTGTCGTTAGCCCTTTTATCACTTACATCTCCTGGAGATGCATGTCGTTGTTTGTTAGTTTTGTTGTCGTTTCACACAATGGCTGATGTGGATAGCATGTGGGAGAAATTTATGCCGTCGGATCATGTTGAAATTCTATTCAGATTAATATGTCTAATTGCTTATTCCTCTAATTAACAAAGAGTTGGTTATCAGGTTATGTAGTCCAAATCTAATTGATATGGTGGCAGGAAGGTAAactttcaattattatttgcATTTAGTTGCAATGacaacatcaaaattaaagaattcTCATTCAAGTAAGAATGAACCTAATGAATGAGTTTGAATATGTATATGCTGACATTATTTAGTGACGTACGTATCTCTCCTAGCATCCTCCTGTAAATTTAAGTTTGATCTTTTCAAAGGAGATAAGAGAGGGAAAGGACATGGACTTGTGTTGTGGAGAGTCTTGTCACCTCCTTTCTCTCCCAGCCTCAACATTAATCAATGATTGggtcctcctcctcctcttttCTCTCTGCCCTTTTCTCGCATTTGCATGCATCATGCACCTCATTCTCCATCTTAATTTGTTCTTTcctatttgattttctagacCAAGAGTACATGAAACTGGTTCATATCTGTGATGTGAGATATATTGTATAGAGGAAACAAGCACAGAGGACGAGAGAAATGGCAACGTTGAGCAAATTTTCTGAAGATTTGATGGGGAATATCCTGTCGAGACTGCCTCCCAAGTCTCTGATGCGATTTAGATGCGTCCTCAAGTCGTGGCATGACCTAATCGATAAACCTAGCTTTGTAGACCAGCACCTTTCCACTTCTATGGACAACAAAGTCACCTCCTCCACTTGCGTCCTCCTCAAGCACAATGTCCTCACGGACCCCACCATTAAGGACGACGAGAAGGCAGTTAGAGCTACTCTCTTCAACCCCGACAGTAACCAAAGGGACATTTTACTCTCCTCGCTTAATCTCGGCAGCCTTGTCGACGACGGTCTTGAGATTGAGAACCATGTCGTTCCGCCGCCTATGAGAGGATACGCATTGAGCCTAGAAATTTCAGGCTCTTGTGATGGCCTCATCTGCCTCAATACTTTTAACAGCGAGGACATTGTTTTATGCAATCCAGCACTCGAGGAATATAGAGTTCTTCCCAAGTCTTGCATTCTTTTGCCTCCGCGAGTTCCACGAcaagttgaagaaaatgaagacgATGATTATTATGAAGAAGATGACGATGACGAGATAGAATCGAACCCGAAATGCGTGGGGTTCGGGTACGATCCGAATTCGAAAGACTACAAAGTTGTTCGAGCTGCACAATTTGTCTCCGGGGTTTTTACCCAGCACCCCTCCAAAGTAGAGGTTTACAGCTTGGCTGCCGATACTTGGAGAGAGATCCCTGTTGACATCCAGCCTCATGGTTCTCTAAACCCGTCTTACCAGATGTACTTCAATGGATTCTTTTACTGGATCGCGTACTGGACGGAGGAAAGAAATGTCATCCTTTCGTTTGACATGAGCGAGGAGGTGTTTCATGACATAGCTCTTCCGGAGAGTGGCCCAGATGCATATGAATACACAAGCATTGCAGTGTGGAAAGACTCTCTGGTTCTCTTGACCTACCCGGTGGAAAACGAAGCTCCTAAAACCTTAGACTTGTGGGTCTTGGATGAAGACTTGAAAGGTGCTAAGGGTTTGTGGATAAAGCACTTGGCTATAGGACCCCTGGAAAAAGGGGTCGAGGCTCCATTGGTGTTTTGGAAAGATGAGGAGCTTCTTATGGTTACGACTAATGGGGATGTGGTAAACTATAGCCTTGATACACAAAAGCTCAAGCATGTCCCCCGCCATGGATTGGGAGAGCCAACCAATATCCAAGCGGTTCCTTACGTGAATAGTATTGTTTCAATTAAGCCAGGCAACAAGATTGAAAGCATATAGATAATGCTAACTAAGCTAGCAACATTAATTATTTCTCACCTTGTCCATTAAGGCTTacattttgttgaaattattCCTTTTCTCATGTTATTTTACgtacttttttcttcttttgatttgtCTTTGAAACATATTGAATCAATTAGATGTAAATTATTGGGATTGTAATCGAATTTAAACtcacaattaaattaatctattAAGAGTTTATGGTTCCTTTTAACTATCTtaaacagaagaaaataaactaTATGTGTAGATGAATTTGCGTAATCCTCTACGACTTAGTCATTTTTCATGTACCACACTCGttctcacaaaaaaaaaatacattatCTCCAAGCTAATCCTAATCCTAATCTTATTTTAAGACCATCTAATGATTAAAGCTACCGAATCATCGAagcccttcttcttttttaattttttattggtGGGAAAACCCTCTTCTGCTTCAGGATTCAGACACCTCCACCTGGAAAACTTAAATCTAACTCGCCACCTGTCTCAACCTTTCCACTTAAACACCCACTGATTTTCTTTTGTCGTATGCTTATATTCCCTGTTCCTCGGACATTATTAAATGCCCAAACTCCAACGATCTCCGTGTCCGACTCAGAGCTCTCCCTCTCACCACAACATGTCGTTGAGCAGCGGCGGCTCAGAAATTCTCGGCAACATGTCCGCGAGAAGTTTCAGCGAGATATCGGAAGTGGAGACCTTCAAAGTCGGATTGGATCTCGTATCGGCCGCCCGGCGAAATATCGGATTCCTGAGAACTGTGGCCGAGTCTCAGTGGCTTCACCAGAAGCCAACGGTTATTGAAGCCATAAGAAGGTCATGGTCAACTCTAGCTCTGAGCTTTTGATGAAGTATTCTGATCGGACGGTGGATGTTAAAGATTTCTGGATTGGTTTTGCAGGTACAATGAGCTTTGGATGCCGTTGGTTTCTGATCTGACGGTCGAGTCAACAACTCCTCCTACGATTCATCCTCCTATAGACATTGAGTGGGTTTGGTTCTGTCACACTCTGAATCCGGTATGCTTCTTTTAAAGTTTTCTTTGGCTGCTGggaaagtttgaatttttcatttatgtaaattttttaagGTTGTTGGGTTTTTCTGTCAGGTTTATTACAGGCAATACTGTGAGTCAAAGTTCTCAAAATTGATAGGAAAAGCAACCATTTTTGACGAAGAGAACGAAGAGTACGCATTAATGAGGTGCAGAGAATTATGGGTCAGAAGGTACCCAAATGAGCCATTTGAGAATGAAGTTGATTCTGATTCAGATGTGAGGGTTCCAGAAGCAGCCAATGAAGAAGAGCTTTTGGAGGAAGTGAAAAAGAATAGATTTTTGTATTCGAAATTTTCAGAGCCATACAGGGCTGAAATTGTGTATTTGATAGCAGCAAGACAGAGGTACAAGAGGTTTTTGTTCATGGTGCAGAGCTCCATTGATTTGTGTTCTTCTTTGGTGCCTGCCTCTGATATTATGCTCATGTGGCTATCCCATCAGGTGCGGTTTGGGTTATTTTTATTATGgccaaaattaaaagattGAATTTTTACAGTTCCTTTTGATTAAATTACTTCTTGGTTTCTCACTCTGTTTTATATGAAGCAGAGTTACCCAACAGTATATGCTGAAGATTTGAAAGAGATGGAAGGTGATTTGGAGAAGGTGGTAAGCTTGTGGGCCACCGTCAAGGAAAAAGAGGTGGAAGAGACCAAGAAGCTTTGGGAGAGGACGTTTGATCAACCGTATGAGAAAGCTGGTGGAGAAATAGCTTTGGAATTGGATGGAGGTGTCTCATTCAAGCCGACAGTTTACTGGGAGGTATCAGATACAGATGTCAATACGAAATACAAGCCAATGCATCCCAGATTCTTACTTGAGGTCAGTTTTTGCATTCTCttcctctgtctctctcttacACCTAACTTTGCCGACCCTATCTTAAAGAAATCATGAGGTAGATGGAGGACCAAAAGTTCCACTTGGTGAAATAGGCACAATGGAAGTCCCCTCTGGGCCCAAAGTGAGTGATGGTTTGCATATATTGATAAGACTGGCAGTGGGGCATGCATTAGAGAAATTTGCATGAAAAAgtaaaggaaagaaaattatcACAAATAgcaattttatgaaaattaagaaagaataTTCTTATACTTAGAAACAGAGGAATGCCAACAGTTGTGTATCTTTCAATCTGATTATGACTGTTTGACTAGTGCTTTGAAATTGTCTTCTTCTCTTGTAGTAATTAACTTCTACTCAAATTACATCCTCTGAACTTTTAATATGCTTCTATCGtgcttttatattttaagttcATCAAAAGCTTAAAAAGGAACTAGAGAAGATTAGTAAGTAAGTTAAGACATCTGTTTTTATCTCAGTTTTATTACACTGATGGTACCTTGATACCTCAATGTAGGTTTGTGTGTTTGTCAGGCTGAGGGATAAGATGAAGGGAATGCAAGAGGATATGACACGCAATGTCCTTCGTCTTCGAATGGTGAGGTGTCACAGGGAGTTAAAGCTTGAAAAACCCGTCCCTGACTTTCCCTATTCATCATGGCAAAAAGCTTGGCATCTCTACTGTGAGTTTGGAACCAAAGGAGTCATATTTGAAATTCGCAAGCGTGGTGGCTCATGTTTTAAAGGAAGTAGTGTGCAAGAGACTGTTACATTCCATTGGAATGACTTACTTAGAGCACCCTCTCTAACTTTGGAGAAGGAAGATCAACAAGTTAAAATTGTTGCTTCAATAACTCCACCAGTTCAAGCACCATACCTGTTGAAATGTGTGCCAGACCGTGTCACAGATGATTCTGGGGCAATGATATCAGATCTGATTCTGAGAATGAACCAGTATCGTCCCCAAGAAGGCCGGTGGTTGTCTCGCACTGTTCTTGATCATGCAGGGAGAGAGTGTTTTGTGATTCGAATAAGGTTAAGTTCTAACAGcttatctttttttatcaGGGGAAGGACAATTTTAATCTTTTGACAGTTACGACCTTTTTCAGACAACATTGTATCAGTTACTTAATTGGATACACATTAATTGCAGGGTGGGAGAAGGGTTTTGGAGAAGAGGAGGCGAAACTCCATCAGCTGTGAAATGGGAGGATAGGGTTATAGAGATTCGAGAAGGTTCTTGGTCGTATGTTGCTGGTTCCATTGGGAGAGCCCCGGGTATGTTGTATATATCTGCATGGGCTTCTTAAAGACTATTATCTGTTTACAGTTGGTGCTTAATTGCATTTGTTTGGAATcaaattgtaaacatttttCTGCCGTTGTAGTACAGTGAAACTGGTAGGAACAGCCATACCGAAAGAACCACCAGAACAATGGAAAGCTGCTTGGAATTTTTCAACAGGAGACGAACTCATGATACAGTGGGAACTGTCATCATCAAAATCAGGTCTGAgttttggtttaaaaaatcCAGCTGCAGAATCAACGGTACGTTGGCAATTTCTTTTCTCCAGTCCATGCATATGTATATAGTTTCGCATAATTTGGTTTGAAAACCAATCATATATTGCAGGTTAAGCTGTTGAAAGGACGGAAAATGCAGTATcaagtaaagaaaaaaaagtcacTGACCAAAGATGAAGAGTGGCAAAATGAGGAAGAAggtgaagaggaagaagaagatgaagaagaagagggctTCCTAACGCTTGTCCGGTACACAGATGATAATCCAAACGGACGAGCAACAGCTCTTTTAAATTGGAAGCTATTGGTAGCAGAATTGATGCCTGAAGAAGATGCAGTATTGGTGCTTCTTCTATGCATTTCTATACTAAGAAGTGTATCAGagatgaaaaaagaagatgttGGATGTTTGCTAATCAGAAGAAGACTAAAGGAAGTAAAACTCGGGACTAGAGATTGGGGTTCTGTGGTACTTCACCCTTCCTCAAGTTCATCTATTTCTTCACCATACCTTCAACCTTGGTATTGGAATGCAAAGGCAATTATAGCATCAGATGGTGCAGGTCACGTTACTAGGCAACCAAGTATTAGTTATTCACCAGAGGAAGGTGGTGATAAGTTTTACAAACGAGGGATACTGACATGAGAAACGATGACCATTtttgtacttttgtttttaggCTTGGGATGAGAATGTACATACACAATCTTTCATGATATTCACTCAAAGATTATTTTCTGGACTATGTGCGCCCACCGGCggattcattaatttttttggtggagGTATAATACAGAGAGagctaaataagaaaaaaaaaatagaaaaaaacaCGCagatggaaaataaaaacgtAGAATTCTTGTCTTGCACGCACACTTGATAAAATTAGGTGATGTTAAATTGGTTATTTACAAAGAGAACTCCCAATCCCACTTAAATAAGGAATTGTGCAAGCTTTATTAAAGCCCAAGCAGTGGCAggtttccttttatttatttatttataaaaagcCCTTGGCtaggatttttaaaaaaaaattaagacaaCGCGCAATAAGACTTCTCTTAGGCTTTTCGTTGAACACCTACTATGCAACTCCAAGGAGTAGGAGAGGTGCAATATGTAGCACCTGTGATGGCTTTTCGCCTTATTAGGTCCGCTACTGTGTGCGCCTTCcatttgaattgtttttaaaGATGGCATATTTGCTAGCAATTTTGGATTAATTAAATGTAAGaggcttgtagctcaagtggttaagagcatttatctATGCATCCTATGTTTGATTCCTCATTTTCCATTATACAAGTGGATTAATTAAATGTAAGAGGCTTGTagttcaagtggttaagagtatttatctATGCATCCTATGTTTGATTCCTCATTTTCCATTATACAAGTGGATTAATTAAATGTAAGAggtttgtagctcaagtgattaagagcatttacctATGCATCCTAGGTTCGACTCCTCATTTctcaatatcacttgtataataagaaaaaagaaagggaaaaaaaagaaaagaaaaggtggTGGATTGTATCCTAGGTTCGACTCCTCGTTTCCCAACATCATTtgtataagaagaaaaaagaaggaaaaagaaaagaaaggaaaaggtgGTGGATTAAAATTAGTACATAACATACAACTTTTTTGCCCCCAAAGTAAACTGATATGCTCAAGTGTTCTTAGAAGTCATCTAACACACCTTTTAGCACTCATTTCACGTTTAGtggaaatataattatattaattaagcccTAATTAAGATGGATGGGTTCAATATAACAGAAGAGAAGTATTATATGTAAAGCAGTGTGAAACGGATAACTTGTTTGAGAAGGCAGCCTAACGTGTCGGTCCCAAAAAGCATGGAATATTAGGGGCTATGCcctaaaaaagaaagcatgACTTAGAGTCAGACTTTGTCTAGAGAGAAAGCACAAAAGAAGGTGAATTAATAACTCCAAGCACAAAACCTTTCCTCTATAAACAAGCCATTCCCATATTTCTTCATTCCCTCAggtataaataaattttatacttttcatACGACCACAAAATTCATTTCCTTTCTCCCTCCAACAGAACCAAAGATGGGCTTACCCAATTTTCTGTCTGTTCTCATTATTCTATcttcattttcatgtttttcatATGGAGTTACTTCTTCAAAAGACTCCATTCAATCCATGGTTATGCAAACTTGCACTGAAATTGAAGACCAAAATTCATGCCGCACAAATGTGCAAGCTGAGCTCAAAACTATGGCCCCTGACAATCAAAATTCTGCTTCAATCCTAACTGCTGCGATTAGGCACACACTTAATGAAGCAAGAGCTGCAATCCAAAAGATCACAAAGTTCAGTTCTTTATCCATCAGTTACAGAGAACAACTAGCAATTGAGGATTGCAAAGAGCTCCTAGACTTCTCTGTCTCTGAGTTGGCTTGGTCTTTGGGTGAGATGAACAAAATCCGAGGTGGTGACAACAATGAACACTATGAGGGAAACTTGAAAGCTTGGCTAAGTGCTGCCCTTAGTAACCAAGATACCTGCCTTGAAGGTTTTGAGGGAACTGATAGACGTCTCGAAGATTTCGTCAGGGGAAGTTTGAAGCAAGTCACACAGCTCATTGGTAATGTCTTGGCCTTGTACACTCAATTACATAACTTACCCTTTAAGCCTCCTAGAGATCACGGCACCCCGGTGAATAAAAGTTCATCATCAGACGATCATTTGCCGGCATGGATCAGTGAGGGTGATCAAGAGCTGCTTCGATCCAATCCACAATCGGGTATGCATGCACATGCTATTGTGGCAGCAGATGGGAGTGGCAAGTACCGTACAATCACAGAAGCTGTTAATGCAGCTCCAAACTACAGCAGCAAGAGGTACATAATATATGTGAAGAAGGGAGTTTATAGAGAAAACATTgacatgaagaagaagaaaaccaataTTATGTTTGTAGGGGATGGGATTGGACAAACTGTGGTAACGGCTAGACGGAATTTCATGCAAGGATGGACTACATTTAGAACTGCAACTGTTGGTAAGTACCTTATATTCCattcttatattatattttactttTGAAGTATTTTCATTAGAATGTATCGGATCCCAAATGCTTAAATTATCATAGAATAGGTCAACAATCTATATCAAGTTTAATTATTAGGAATGTAGCATGTTATGTTACATATCTTTTGTCTATGGTTCAAAGATTTTTGTGCACTATAAGTTCTTCTTTTCTTGGGATGCAATTATGCAAGTGACATATTTTCTAAATATTACTATGGTTGCAGCCGTG comes from Prunus dulcis chromosome 6, ALMONDv2, whole genome shotgun sequence and encodes:
- the LOC117632171 gene encoding F-box/kelch-repeat protein At3g06240-like; translated protein: MATLSKFSEDLMGNILSRLPPKSLMRFRCVLKSWHDLIDKPSFVDQHLSTSMDNKVTSSTCVLLKHNVLTDPTIKDDEKAVRATLFNPDSNQRDILLSSLNLGSLVDDGLEIENHVVPPPMRGYALSLEISGSCDGLICLNTFNSEDIVLCNPALEEYRVLPKSCILLPPRVPRQVEENEDDDYYEEDDDDEIESNPKCVGFGYDPNSKDYKVVRAAQFVSGVFTQHPSKVEVYSLAADTWREIPVDIQPHGSLNPSYQMYFNGFFYWIAYWTEERNVILSFDMSEEVFHDIALPESGPDAYEYTSIAVWKDSLVLLTYPVENEAPKTLDLWVLDEDLKGAKGLWIKHLAIGPLEKGVEAPLVFWKDEELLMVTTNGDVVNYSLDTQKLKHVPRHGLGEPTNIQAVPYVNSIVSIKPGNKIESI
- the LOC117631144 gene encoding uncharacterized protein LOC117631144 isoform X2 codes for the protein MPKLQRSPCPTQSSPSHHNMSLSSGGSEILGNMSARSFSEISEVETFKVGLDLVSAARRNIGFLRTVAESQWLHQKPTVIEAIRRYNELWMPLVSDLTVESTTPPTIHPPIDIEWVWFCHTLNPVYYRQYCESKFSKLIGKATIFDEENEEYALMRCRELWVRRYPNEPFENEVDSDSDVRVPEAANEEELLEEVKKNRFLYSKFSEPYRAEIVYLIAARQRYKRFLFMVQSSIDLCSSLVPASDIMLMWLSHQSYPTVYAEDLKEMEGDLEKVVSLWATVKEKEVEETKKLWERTFDQPYEKAGGEIALELDGGVSFKPTVYWEVSDTDVNTKYKPMHPRFLLEVCVFVRLRDKMKGMQEDMTRNVLRLRMVRCHRELKLEKPVPDFPYSSWQKAWHLYCEFGTKGVIFEIRKRGGSCFKGSSVQETVTFHWNDLLRAPSLTLEKEDQQVKIVASITPPVQAPYLLKCVPDRVTDDSGAMISDLILRMNQYRPQEGRWLSRTVLDHAGRECFVIRIRVGEGFWRRGGETPSAVKWEDRVIEIREGSWSYVAGSIGRAPVQ
- the LOC117631144 gene encoding glycine-rich domain-containing protein 1 isoform X1, which encodes MPKLQRSPCPTQSSPSHHNMSLSSGGSEILGNMSARSFSEISEVETFKVGLDLVSAARRNIGFLRTVAESQWLHQKPTVIEAIRRYNELWMPLVSDLTVESTTPPTIHPPIDIEWVWFCHTLNPVYYRQYCESKFSKLIGKATIFDEENEEYALMRCRELWVRRYPNEPFENEVDSDSDVRVPEAANEEELLEEVKKNRFLYSKFSEPYRAEIVYLIAARQRYKRFLFMVQSSIDLCSSLVPASDIMLMWLSHQSYPTVYAEDLKEMEGDLEKVVSLWATVKEKEVEETKKLWERTFDQPYEKAGGEIALELDGGVSFKPTVYWEVSDTDVNTKYKPMHPRFLLEVCVFVRLRDKMKGMQEDMTRNVLRLRMVRCHRELKLEKPVPDFPYSSWQKAWHLYCEFGTKGVIFEIRKRGGSCFKGSSVQETVTFHWNDLLRAPSLTLEKEDQQVKIVASITPPVQAPYLLKCVPDRVTDDSGAMISDLILRMNQYRPQEGRWLSRTVLDHAGRECFVIRIRVGEGFWRRGGETPSAVKWEDRVIEIREGSWSYVAGSIGRAPVKLVGTAIPKEPPEQWKAAWNFSTGDELMIQWELSSSKSGLSFGLKNPAAESTVKLLKGRKMQYQVKKKKSLTKDEEWQNEEEGEEEEEDEEEEGFLTLVRYTDDNPNGRATALLNWKLLVAELMPEEDAVLVLLLCISILRSVSEMKKEDVGCLLIRRRLKEVKLGTRDWGSVVLHPSSSSSISSPYLQPWYWNAKAIIASDGAGHVTRQPSISYSPEEGGDKFYKRGILT
- the LOC117631145 gene encoding putative pectinesterase/pectinesterase inhibitor 22 — its product is MGLPNFLSVLIILSSFSCFSYGVTSSKDSIQSMVMQTCTEIEDQNSCRTNVQAELKTMAPDNQNSASILTAAIRHTLNEARAAIQKITKFSSLSISYREQLAIEDCKELLDFSVSELAWSLGEMNKIRGGDNNEHYEGNLKAWLSAALSNQDTCLEGFEGTDRRLEDFVRGSLKQVTQLIGNVLALYTQLHNLPFKPPRDHGTPVNKSSSSDDHLPAWISEGDQELLRSNPQSGMHAHAIVAADGSGKYRTITEAVNAAPNYSSKRYIIYVKKGVYRENIDMKKKKTNIMFVGDGIGQTVVTARRNFMQGWTTFRTATVAVSGKGFIARDMTFRNTAGPENHQGVALRVDSDQSAFFRCSMEGYQDTLYAHSLRQFYRECSIYGTIDFIFGNGAAVLQNCRIYTRVPLPLQKVTITAQGRKNPHQSTGFAIQDSYILATQPTYLGRPWKQYSRTVFMNTYMSGLVQPRGWLEWYGNFALGTLWYGEYKNYGPGALLPGRVKWPGYHIIKDAAAASFFTVGRFIDGRAWLPSTGVKFTVGLRN